TGATCTTCATCAGCATGCGTGGGAACATGTGGGGTTTGTTGGGGCGGCGACGACGGGCATAGATCTTCAAAGCCTCAAGCAGAGGCTCCTGTAGCTTATCCACTTTCTGGGGCTCTTCTAAATCCATGCGGTCTAGTGaaaaaagcagcaaacacatgttctcattctctctttttttttaaataaatggcaCAGTTTTAAATAATCTCTTACATACAAAAATCAATTAtgtttaacttttattttgttaaagtcCTTTCCACTTTATAACAGACCAATCAAGAGTAGGTGCATGCTGCAGTACCTCCACAGATGAGGCAGATGGCGCTGAGGAGACCGGTTTCTGTATCATCCATCTCCAGGGGTAGAAGTTGGCCTGCAAAGGCAAAAACCAGGTCTGTAAGCGGCCCAAAGCCCGCATTGTGCATCTGAGTCCGGTTCAGAGTCAGGCCATCTGAGAACGTCATAGTGTCCTGTTCTGGAGTGTAGCGTGTGCAGATTCTCAGCATCTGAAAAGCAAAACAAGGTGTAAAACTTTTTGAacgttaaaaaatgtaaataaaatgtaaagtaGTGTAATATGACTTCTTACAACACTAAAAATATCTGCAGTAGCTAAAAATGGTAGCCAACTACTCCAGTCTGGTTGTGTATATATGATAGATTTTGCATTATCTGGCCAAACTTGAATGCACTGCCACTTCTTACCACCGGGTGGAAGCATACCCATATTTCAGCATAAGCTTTGACAGaatcatttatttacaaaaagtgaGTGAAGAGGGCAGAAGGGAAAACAAAAGCTCCTCACCAGTATGTCCAGGCAGGCGGACTTAAGCAGAGTGATTTGGTCAGCGATGGTGAGGCTGGTGAAACCCGGCAGCCGCTTGGCAAATTCTACTATCTTGATGATGCATTTGGTGGAAAGCTCACTAAACTTGTCCCATAGCCCTAGATCGAGCTGGACTCGATGGTCCGAGCTGGAGTtctgaacaaacaaaaacacccacAGTTCAGCATGTCATACAAGAGGAGGTGTGCAACCACGTTTGTATCAAAGGCAAGATTCACCGAGcctcacatttacattttacatcagtcAACTGTGGGGAAAGAATTCCATTTACATGTTGCATCAATCATTCCGAGGCCACACAGATGGCTTAATGGGGAACTGCATTAGTTAAGCCACCACTATGTTGGGAAAGTTACTGCGAATTTTCATAAGCATGCAATCTGGGAGCATTCACTGCTGACGTAGCTGAGAGACAGTTTCCAAATGCAGCAGTGAAAGATAGGGGTTTATGTGCACGACTTACGGTGGTGTATTTGCCCAGTTGGCAAAGTGATGGGAAAGTTTCTTGGTGAGCTTTGCTGACTTTATTGACTAGTTCCTCTAGCTCTCCACTTAGCTCATAGCTCTCCGGAAGAACAACCTCCTCCTTCacatctttcttcttcttgtttctgTCATTGCGCACCGCTATGTAAAGGGGAGAAAACAAAATTAGTTCCACATACAATGTTAAAGCTCATACAGAAAGTTAATTTAATCTATCTGTAATGACATTTGAAAACAAACTCAGCATTCATGCTCAGTGTCTTTCACTGCTGCCAAGGAGATGTTACACGCTAGTGGAAACCAGAACCTTTCTGCTCTTAACAGCATTAACATATTTCCTTGAGGCCCGGCACGGACACTGGCTATCTCCTTCTTATCACCCGCTGGCTTCCTTGTCCATCTCTCTATCCACTTGACCGGTGCACATAAGCCAGTacgctctctccctctctctgcctcttctcccacctcctcctcctcctcccataCTTTCCTTCCTCTCAGGATATCCAGTAATAGCAGAGGCACAATGTGATCCCGGTCTTAACACACATCCCACACAAACATTACACCCACATACATGTCCCCCGGGCTTCATGAAGGGCAAGAAACTGCCACTTACACGCAGCTGGCTACACAAAAGGTTGAAATAAAAAGGCCCCCCCCCAACAAGCTGGTGTTTCTGATTGCGCAAATGGCGTGAATCCTGTTCTCAATACGTTGGTCAAAACTCCCAAATCTTGTTTTCTCCCGTGTTGTCTTTATGAATGAAAGCAGTGTCTGTGTGCTGGCCAGAGGGgcgaggtgaaacaggaagtcagaTTCATTTTGTAAAGGGATTAGTCATATGATTGGTACAGTGCCCAGCCTCACCCTGATCACCACCCCTGGTGGGCTCATCATCTGCTTCTGTCTTTGCTGCCTAGTTTCTCAGTCTCTATGTGCAAGTGAGAGAGTGACCCTGTTTTCCAAACAGAGGGGGACTCACCTTCCTTGGACATGCCGACCTCGAAGCACTTCTGCAGCCTGCAGTACTGACAACGGTTGCGTGTGACCTTGTTGATCTGACAGTTTTTGTCTCGGTGGCAAGTGTACACCATGTTCTTCTGGATACTGCGACGGAAGAAACCCTGGAACATCAGGAAGCA
This region of Maylandia zebra isolate NMK-2024a linkage group LG20, Mzebra_GT3a, whole genome shotgun sequence genomic DNA includes:
- the rarga gene encoding retinoic acid receptor gamma-A isoform X1 is translated as MATNREQQVGHMTGFPPAVYPFPFNSMRSHSPFDLLANSSLFGRFGADLPKEMAALSVETQSNSSEEMVPSSPSPPPPPRVYKPCFVCQDKSSGYHYGVSSCEGCKGFFRRSIQKNMVYTCHRDKNCQINKVTRNRCQYCRLQKCFEVGMSKEAVRNDRNKKKKDVKEEVVLPESYELSGELEELVNKVSKAHQETFPSLCQLGKYTTNSSSDHRVQLDLGLWDKFSELSTKCIIKIVEFAKRLPGFTSLTIADQITLLKSACLDILMLRICTRYTPEQDTMTFSDGLTLNRTQMHNAGFGPLTDLVFAFAGQLLPLEMDDTETGLLSAICLICGDRMDLEEPQKVDKLQEPLLEALKIYARRRRPNKPHMFPRMLMKITDLRGISTKGAERAITLKMEIPGPMPPLIREMLENPEAFDDQTESNESPPPPPPPPPPPAPPALVLKQEAEDEDDSWATENGSEPSPEEEDEDDDDDVGDEDRDRGSDSDGEPWVF
- the rarga gene encoding retinoic acid receptor gamma-A isoform X2, which translates into the protein MFDCMEALGMGPRQLYDVTSRGACMLRKANPFFAGLDPFAWTSTASVQSVETQSNSSEEMVPSSPSPPPPPRVYKPCFVCQDKSSGYHYGVSSCEGCKGFFRRSIQKNMVYTCHRDKNCQINKVTRNRCQYCRLQKCFEVGMSKEAVRNDRNKKKKDVKEEVVLPESYELSGELEELVNKVSKAHQETFPSLCQLGKYTTNSSSDHRVQLDLGLWDKFSELSTKCIIKIVEFAKRLPGFTSLTIADQITLLKSACLDILMLRICTRYTPEQDTMTFSDGLTLNRTQMHNAGFGPLTDLVFAFAGQLLPLEMDDTETGLLSAICLICGDRMDLEEPQKVDKLQEPLLEALKIYARRRRPNKPHMFPRMLMKITDLRGISTKGAERAITLKMEIPGPMPPLIREMLENPEAFDDQTESNESPPPPPPPPPPPAPPALVLKQEAEDEDDSWATENGSEPSPEEEDEDDDDDVGDEDRDRGSDSDGEPWVF